One stretch of Pseudomonas fluorescens Q2-87 DNA includes these proteins:
- a CDS encoding FAD-binding oxidoreductase produces the protein MTNPALIDELKTLVEPGKVLTDADSLNAYGKDWTKHFAPAPTAIVFPKTTEQVQAIVRWANEHKVALVPSGGRTGLSAAAVAANGEVVVSFDYMNQILNVNLTDRTAVCQPGVVTEQLQNKAEEHGLYYPVDFASAGSSQIGGNIGTNAGGIKVIRYGMTRNWVAGMKVVTGKGDLLELNKDLIKNATGYDLRQLFIGAEGTLGFVVEATMRLDRAPKNLTAMVLGTADFDSIMPVLHAFQGKLDLTAFEFFSDKALAKVLGRGDVPAPFETDCPFYALLEFEATTEEVANHALETFEHCVEQGWVLDGVMSQSETQLQNLWKLREYISETISHWTPYKNDISVTVSKVPAFLQEIDAIVGEHYPDFEIVWFGHIGDGNLHLNILKPENLSKDEFFAKCATVNKWVFETVEKYNGSISAEHGVGMTKRDYLTYSRSPVEIEYMKAVKAVFDPNGIMNPGKIFAV, from the coding sequence ATGACCAATCCTGCCCTGATAGATGAGCTGAAGACCCTGGTTGAGCCTGGCAAGGTCCTGACCGATGCCGACTCCCTGAATGCTTACGGCAAGGATTGGACCAAACATTTCGCCCCCGCGCCTACGGCCATCGTTTTTCCCAAGACCACCGAGCAGGTCCAGGCCATCGTGCGCTGGGCCAACGAGCACAAGGTCGCGCTGGTGCCATCGGGCGGGCGCACCGGCCTTTCGGCGGCAGCCGTGGCGGCCAATGGCGAAGTGGTCGTGTCATTCGACTACATGAACCAGATCCTCAATGTGAACCTCACCGACCGCACCGCCGTGTGCCAGCCAGGCGTGGTCACCGAGCAATTGCAGAACAAGGCTGAGGAACACGGCCTGTACTACCCGGTAGATTTTGCCTCGGCCGGCTCCAGTCAGATTGGCGGCAATATCGGCACCAATGCCGGCGGGATCAAGGTCATTCGCTACGGCATGACCCGCAACTGGGTCGCGGGGATGAAGGTCGTCACCGGCAAGGGCGACCTGCTGGAACTGAACAAGGACCTGATCAAGAACGCCACTGGCTACGACCTGCGACAGTTGTTCATCGGCGCCGAAGGTACCCTGGGTTTCGTGGTCGAGGCCACCATGCGCCTGGACCGCGCGCCGAAGAACCTCACCGCGATGGTGCTCGGCACAGCGGATTTCGACTCGATCATGCCGGTGCTGCATGCCTTCCAAGGCAAGCTGGACCTGACCGCCTTCGAATTTTTCTCCGACAAGGCCCTGGCCAAGGTGCTCGGCCGTGGCGACGTGCCGGCCCCGTTCGAAACCGACTGCCCGTTCTATGCCCTGCTGGAATTTGAAGCCACCACCGAAGAAGTCGCCAACCATGCGCTGGAGACCTTCGAGCATTGCGTCGAGCAAGGCTGGGTACTGGACGGCGTGATGAGCCAAAGCGAAACCCAACTGCAGAACCTGTGGAAACTGCGCGAGTACATCTCAGAAACGATTTCCCACTGGACGCCATACAAGAACGACATTTCAGTCACCGTTTCGAAAGTGCCGGCCTTCTTGCAAGAAATCGACGCAATCGTCGGCGAACATTACCCGGATTTCGAAATCGTCTGGTTTGGCCACATCGGCGATGGCAACCTGCACTTGAATATTCTCAAACCGGAAAACCTGAGCAAGGACGAGTTCTTCGCCAAGTGCGCGACCGTGAACAAATGGGTGTTCGAAACCGTCGAGAAGTACAACGGCTCGATTTCCGCAGAACACGGCGTAGGCATGACCAAGCGCGACTACTTGACCTATAGCCGCTCGCCGGTTGAGATCGAATACATGAAAGCCGTCAAAGCGGTATTCGACCCGAACGGCATCATGAACCCGGGCAAGATTTTCGCTGTTTGA
- a CDS encoding fumarylacetoacetate hydrolase family protein, with amino-acid sequence MSYQHQYVDGTRIHFPVGKVVCIGRNYAEHAKELDNPVPTEPLLFIKPGSCVVPLEGGFSIPTDRGAVHYEAEIAVLIGKPLSTRPSVEEVLDAISGFAPALDLTLRDKQAELKSKGLPWEIAKSFDGAAVIAPFVSSGTFADLTDIPVRLTINGEVRQDGNSSLMLNPIVPMIQHMAGCFSLQAGDVILTGTPAGVGPLNVGDELIVELPGASRFESSVR; translated from the coding sequence ATGAGCTATCAGCATCAGTATGTCGACGGTACCCGTATTCATTTCCCGGTAGGGAAAGTGGTGTGCATTGGGCGTAACTACGCCGAACATGCAAAGGAACTGGATAACCCGGTGCCCACCGAACCCTTGCTGTTCATCAAGCCGGGCAGCTGCGTGGTGCCGCTGGAAGGCGGCTTCAGCATTCCGACCGATCGTGGTGCGGTGCATTACGAAGCGGAAATCGCCGTGCTCATCGGCAAGCCGCTGTCGACCCGGCCGAGTGTCGAAGAAGTCCTGGACGCCATCTCCGGCTTCGCCCCGGCCCTGGACCTGACCTTGCGCGACAAGCAGGCCGAGTTGAAATCCAAGGGCCTGCCGTGGGAGATCGCCAAATCCTTCGACGGCGCGGCGGTGATTGCACCGTTCGTGTCGAGCGGCACCTTCGCCGACCTGACGGACATCCCCGTGCGCCTGACCATCAACGGCGAAGTGCGTCAGGATGGCAACAGCAGCCTGATGCTCAACCCTATCGTGCCGATGATCCAGCACATGGCTGGCTGCTTCTCGCTGCAAGCGGGCGATGTAATCCTCACCGGGACACCGGCAGGCGTCGGGCCGCTGAACGTGGGCGATGAACTGATCGTGGAACTGCCAGGGGCGAGCCGCTTCGAAAGCAGCGTTCGCTAA
- a CDS encoding SdiA-regulated domain-containing protein, which yields MARTQVQSSAKSPRRSRFALPWYAWSLLAVAAAYGLAFAMHWDDRGRLWLSEHFQSPAQRQESIWLPDYHVVIDAKPLPGMEKDEASDVTYNPQTKTLFAVMGKNPFLVELTLQGDVLRKMPLVGWSNPEGVTYMENGLLAITDERDHTLSIVQVDANTRELNGKDFPKYDLGPSKNQNKGFEAIVWDPRNQQLVLGEERPPALFTWKSDGSQLLKGDKQIHVSNELDLRNLSALAIDPRTGHMLVLSADSHLLLELDEKGEQVSFMTLLGGFNGLKNTIPRAEGVTMDEAGTVYVVSEPNLFYRLEKQP from the coding sequence ATGGCTAGAACCCAAGTACAGTCTTCCGCCAAATCCCCCCGCCGCTCACGTTTCGCCCTGCCCTGGTATGCCTGGTCGCTGCTGGCGGTGGCCGCTGCTTATGGCTTGGCGTTTGCGATGCATTGGGACGATCGAGGCCGGCTGTGGCTATCGGAGCACTTCCAGAGCCCTGCCCAGCGCCAGGAAAGCATCTGGCTTCCGGACTACCACGTCGTGATCGATGCCAAGCCGCTGCCGGGCATGGAGAAGGACGAAGCCTCCGATGTTACCTACAACCCGCAAACCAAGACCCTGTTCGCCGTAATGGGCAAGAACCCGTTTCTGGTGGAACTGACCCTGCAGGGCGACGTGCTGCGCAAGATGCCACTGGTGGGCTGGAGCAATCCGGAAGGCGTGACCTATATGGAAAACGGCCTGCTGGCCATTACCGACGAGCGCGATCACACCCTGTCGATCGTCCAGGTGGACGCCAATACCCGCGAGCTGAACGGCAAGGATTTCCCGAAATACGACCTCGGCCCATCGAAGAACCAGAACAAAGGCTTCGAAGCGATCGTCTGGGACCCACGCAACCAGCAACTGGTGCTGGGGGAAGAACGGCCACCGGCGCTGTTTACCTGGAAAAGCGACGGCAGCCAGTTGCTCAAGGGCGACAAGCAGATCCACGTGAGCAATGAGCTGGACCTGCGCAATCTATCGGCCCTGGCGATCGACCCTCGTACCGGCCACATGCTGGTGCTGTCGGCCGACTCCCACCTGCTGCTGGAGCTGGACGAAAAAGGCGAGCAGGTCAGCTTCATGACGCTGTTGGGCGGCTTCAACGGCCTGAAAAATACCATTCCCCGCGCCGAAGGCGTCACTATGGATGAGGCTGGAACCGTCTACGTGGTCAGCGAGCCGAATCTGTTCTATCGTCTCGAAAAACAACCCTGA
- a CDS encoding SdiA-regulated domain-containing protein, producing MRRLARPKPLLLMLLTIALIAMIAVGQYLRLFERAWFNLNTVFKPASEQAIALDQYRVTVEAQVIEGLDDDVSALTFDPVRKSLFTVTNQNAELIELSLEGKVLRRIALIGFGDPEAVEFISEDTYVVSDERQQRLIKIHLDEDTQFLDAAESEQMSLGVHMSGNKGFEGLAYDSVGKRLFVAKERDPMLIYEVHGFPHQNPEKSYSVHVINNPKRDAGLFVRDLSSLQYDERSGHLLALSDESRLIIELDINGRPISTLSLSKGRQGLQKTVPQPEGLAMDDDGNLYLVSEPNLFYVFKKPQPD from the coding sequence ATGCGTCGACTCGCCCGCCCCAAACCCTTGCTCCTGATGCTGCTGACCATCGCGCTCATCGCCATGATCGCAGTGGGGCAGTACCTGCGCCTGTTCGAGCGCGCCTGGTTCAACCTCAACACCGTGTTCAAACCCGCCAGCGAGCAGGCGATTGCATTGGACCAATACCGAGTCACAGTCGAGGCGCAGGTGATCGAAGGGCTGGACGATGACGTTTCCGCGCTGACGTTCGATCCAGTGCGCAAAAGCCTGTTCACCGTCACCAATCAAAATGCCGAACTGATCGAGTTATCCCTGGAGGGCAAGGTCCTGCGGCGCATCGCCCTGATCGGCTTCGGCGATCCGGAAGCAGTGGAATTCATCAGCGAAGACACCTACGTCGTCTCCGATGAGCGTCAGCAGCGGCTGATCAAGATTCACCTGGACGAGGACACTCAGTTCCTCGACGCGGCCGAGTCCGAGCAAATGAGCCTCGGGGTGCACATGAGCGGCAATAAAGGTTTCGAAGGGCTGGCTTACGATTCGGTGGGCAAGCGGCTGTTCGTGGCGAAGGAGCGCGACCCGATGCTGATCTATGAAGTGCACGGGTTTCCCCATCAGAATCCGGAAAAATCCTACTCGGTCCATGTGATCAACAACCCCAAGCGCGATGCCGGGCTGTTCGTGCGCGACCTTTCAAGCTTGCAATATGACGAGCGCAGCGGCCATTTGCTGGCGCTGTCTGACGAGTCACGGTTGATTATCGAGCTGGATATAAACGGTCGGCCAATAAGCACGCTTTCCTTGAGCAAAGGCCGCCAGGGCTTGCAGAAAACCGTGCCCCAGCCAGAAGGCCTCGCGATGGACGACGACGGCAACCTTTATCTGGTGAGCGAGCCGAATCTGTTCTATGTGTTCAAGAAGCCGCAGCCTGATTGA
- the rpiA gene encoding ribose-5-phosphate isomerase RpiA, whose protein sequence is MTQDQLKQAVAQAAVDLILPKLDDKSIVGVGTGSTANCFIDALARHKGAFDGAVASSEATAARLKGHGIPVYELNTVSDLEFYIDGADESDAHLNLIKGGGAALTREKIVAAVAKTFICIADASKLVPVLGAFPLPVEVIPMARSHVARQLVKLGGDPVYREGVLTDNGNIILDVHNLQITNPVELESQINAIVGVVTNGLFAARPADVLLLGTAEGVKTLKA, encoded by the coding sequence ATGACCCAGGATCAACTCAAACAGGCCGTGGCCCAGGCCGCCGTCGACCTCATCCTCCCGAAGCTGGATGACAAGAGCATCGTCGGGGTCGGCACCGGCTCGACGGCGAACTGCTTCATCGACGCATTGGCTCGGCACAAGGGCGCGTTCGACGGCGCGGTCGCCAGCTCCGAAGCCACCGCCGCACGCCTGAAGGGTCATGGCATTCCGGTGTACGAGCTCAACACCGTGAGTGACCTGGAGTTCTACATCGACGGCGCCGACGAAAGCGATGCGCACCTGAACCTGATCAAGGGCGGTGGCGCGGCCCTGACGCGCGAAAAGATCGTCGCGGCTGTGGCCAAGACCTTCATCTGCATCGCCGATGCCAGCAAGTTGGTGCCTGTGCTCGGCGCGTTCCCGCTGCCAGTGGAAGTCATCCCGATGGCTCGCAGCCACGTCGCTCGCCAGTTGGTGAAGCTGGGCGGCGACCCGGTGTATCGCGAAGGCGTACTGACTGATAACGGCAATATCATCCTGGATGTGCACAACCTGCAGATCACCAACCCGGTGGAGCTGGAAAGCCAGATCAATGCCATCGTCGGCGTGGTCACCAATGGCCTGTTCGCGGCGCGTCCGGCGGATGTGCTGTTGCTGGGGACTGCTGAAGGGGTGAAGACCCTCAAGGCTTGA
- the ilvA gene encoding threonine ammonia-lyase, biosynthetic, with translation MLEQYVKKILTSRVYDVAVETPLQTARQLSERLGNTIWLKREDLQPVFSFKIRGAYNKLTQLSDEERARGVVTASAGNHAQGLALAAKVLGVKATIVMPKTTPEIKVEGVRSRGGKVVLHGDSFPEALAYSLKLVDEKGYVYIHPYDDPHTIAGQGTVAMEILRQHPGPLDAIFVPVGGGGLIAGIAAYVKYLRPDIKVIGVEPDDSNCLQAAMAAGERVVLPTVGLFADGVAVAQIGEHTFDICKHYVDEVITVSTDEICAAIKDIYDDTRSITEPAGALGVAGIKKYVESRGVSGQTLVAIDSGANVNFDRLRHVAERAELGEGREAIIAVTIPEKPGSFKAFCEAVGKRQITEFNYRYNTGSEAHIFVGVQTHPENDPRSALIASLTAQGFPVLDLTDNELAKLHIRHMVGGHAAHVIDEVVLRFEFPERPGALFNFLNKLGGRWNISMFHYRNHGAADGRVVAGLQVPHDERHLVPAALEEIGYPYWDESDNPAYQLFLG, from the coding sequence ATGCTTGAACAGTACGTCAAAAAGATCCTCACCTCGCGCGTTTACGACGTTGCCGTAGAAACCCCGCTGCAGACTGCTCGCCAGCTTTCCGAGCGACTGGGCAACACCATTTGGCTCAAGCGCGAAGACTTGCAGCCGGTGTTCTCGTTCAAGATTCGCGGGGCCTACAACAAGCTGACCCAGCTCAGCGACGAAGAGCGCGCGCGCGGCGTGGTCACGGCTTCGGCGGGCAATCATGCCCAGGGCCTGGCCCTGGCGGCCAAGGTGCTGGGCGTGAAAGCCACCATCGTGATGCCCAAGACCACCCCGGAAATCAAGGTCGAAGGGGTGCGTTCCCGTGGCGGCAAAGTAGTGCTGCATGGCGACTCGTTTCCCGAGGCCCTGGCCTATTCGCTGAAGCTGGTCGACGAAAAGGGCTACGTCTACATTCACCCCTATGACGATCCGCACACCATTGCCGGGCAGGGCACGGTGGCGATGGAAATCCTGCGCCAGCACCCGGGGCCACTGGATGCGATCTTCGTCCCGGTGGGCGGTGGCGGGCTGATCGCCGGGATCGCCGCCTACGTCAAATACCTGCGGCCAGACATCAAGGTCATCGGCGTCGAGCCGGACGACTCCAATTGCCTGCAAGCCGCCATGGCTGCCGGCGAGCGCGTGGTATTGCCGACGGTGGGGCTGTTTGCCGACGGTGTCGCCGTGGCGCAGATCGGTGAGCACACCTTCGATATCTGCAAGCACTACGTCGATGAAGTGATCACCGTCAGCACCGACGAAATCTGCGCAGCCATCAAGGACATCTACGACGATACCCGCTCGATCACCGAACCTGCCGGCGCCCTGGGCGTGGCCGGGATCAAGAAATACGTCGAGTCGCGAGGCGTCAGCGGCCAGACGCTGGTGGCGATCGACTCCGGCGCCAACGTCAACTTCGACCGCTTGCGCCACGTCGCCGAACGCGCCGAACTGGGTGAGGGCCGCGAAGCGATCATCGCCGTGACCATTCCGGAAAAGCCAGGCAGCTTCAAGGCGTTCTGCGAAGCCGTCGGCAAGCGCCAGATCACCGAATTCAACTATCGCTACAACACCGGCAGTGAAGCGCACATCTTCGTGGGCGTGCAGACACACCCGGAAAACGACCCGCGCAGTGCGCTGATCGCCAGCCTGACCGCGCAAGGCTTCCCGGTGCTGGACCTGACCGACAATGAACTGGCCAAGCTGCATATCCGTCACATGGTGGGTGGGCATGCGGCTCACGTCATCGACGAAGTCGTGCTGCGCTTCGAATTCCCGGAGCGCCCGGGCGCACTGTTCAATTTCCTCAATAAGCTGGGGGGGCGCTGGAACATTTCGATGTTCCACTACCGCAACCATGGCGCGGCGGATGGCCGTGTGGTCGCTGGGCTGCAAGTGCCGCACGACGAACGCCACCTGGTGCCGGCCGCCCTCGAAGAGATCGGCTACCCGTACTGGGATGAAAGCGATAACCCGGCGTATCAGTTGTTCCTGGGGTGA
- a CDS encoding DUF2269 family protein, with protein sequence METLTALKIAHVVATVLLLAGALGLAIWVWRTRRNGDATAPARTLQRPRLFIWLVMILALASLPFTGWWMVHQVGWPLGQTWLLASSVLYTVAALAGFWLLVRLNKLRQLSAAGSGKFTLALALFSVVCFIAIAGLMGAKPV encoded by the coding sequence ATGGAAACGTTGACCGCGCTGAAAATTGCTCACGTTGTGGCCACGGTGTTGTTGCTGGCGGGCGCCCTCGGGCTGGCCATTTGGGTCTGGCGCACGCGCCGCAACGGCGACGCCACGGCGCCGGCGCGCACGCTGCAACGTCCTCGGCTGTTCATCTGGCTGGTGATGATCCTGGCACTGGCGAGCCTGCCATTTACCGGCTGGTGGATGGTGCATCAGGTCGGCTGGCCTTTGGGCCAGACTTGGTTGCTGGCTTCCAGTGTGCTCTACACCGTGGCGGCGCTGGCTGGGTTCTGGCTATTGGTGCGGTTGAACAAACTGCGCCAGCTGTCGGCGGCGGGCAGTGGCAAATTCACCTTGGCTTTGGCGCTCTTCAGCGTTGTCTGCTTTATCGCCATTGCGGGGTTGATGGGGGCCAAGCCGGTTTAA
- a CDS encoding HAD family hydrolase, whose protein sequence is MRLALFDLDNTLLGGDSDHAWGDYLCERGFLDAVTYKARNDEFYQDYLAGKLDNAEYLNFCLEILGRTEMEVLAQWHQDYMRDCIEPIVLPQAIELLKKHRDAGDKLVIITATNRFVTAPIAERLGVETLIATECEMIDGRYSGRSTDIPCFREGKVTRLNRWLEETGHSLDGSYFYSDSMNDLSLLEVVTHPVAVDPDPNLRAEAEKRGWPVISLRG, encoded by the coding sequence ATGCGGCTGGCTTTATTCGACTTGGACAACACCTTGCTGGGTGGCGACAGTGATCACGCTTGGGGCGATTACCTGTGCGAACGCGGCTTTCTCGATGCCGTCACGTACAAGGCGCGCAACGACGAGTTCTACCAGGATTACCTGGCCGGCAAGCTCGACAACGCCGAGTACTTGAATTTTTGCCTGGAAATACTTGGCCGTACCGAAATGGAGGTGCTGGCACAGTGGCACCAGGACTACATGCGTGACTGCATCGAGCCCATCGTGTTGCCCCAGGCTATCGAGCTGCTGAAAAAGCACCGTGACGCTGGCGACAAACTGGTGATCATCACCGCCACCAACCGCTTCGTCACCGCGCCGATTGCCGAGCGCTTGGGGGTCGAGACCCTGATCGCTACCGAATGCGAAATGATCGACGGTCGCTACAGCGGGCGCAGCACCGATATCCCGTGCTTTCGCGAGGGCAAGGTGACCCGGCTGAACCGTTGGCTGGAAGAAACCGGGCATTCGCTCGACGGCAGCTATTTTTATAGCGATTCGATGAATGATCTGTCGCTGTTGGAGGTGGTGACGCACCCAGTGGCGGTGGACCCGGATCCGAATCTTCGGGCTGAGGCCGAGAAGCGGGGCTGGCCGGTGATCAGTCTGCGTGGCTGA
- a CDS encoding RNA pyrophosphohydrolase, producing MIDPDGFRPNVGIILTNDAGQVLWARRINQDAWQFPQGGINPQETPEEALYRELNEEVGLEREDVEILACTRGWLRYRLPQRLVRTHSQPLCIGQKQKWFLLRLISNEQRVRMDLTGKPEFDGWRWVSYWYPLGQVVTFKREVYRRALKELAPRLLTRD from the coding sequence GTGATCGATCCCGATGGTTTCCGTCCCAATGTGGGGATCATTCTTACGAATGATGCTGGGCAGGTGCTATGGGCTCGCCGTATCAATCAAGACGCCTGGCAGTTTCCCCAGGGCGGGATTAACCCCCAGGAGACGCCGGAAGAGGCCTTGTACCGCGAGTTGAACGAAGAAGTGGGGCTTGAGCGAGAAGATGTCGAAATACTCGCCTGTACCCGAGGCTGGTTGCGCTATCGTTTGCCGCAACGCCTGGTCAGGACGCACAGTCAACCGCTGTGCATCGGCCAAAAGCAGAAATGGTTTCTCCTGCGCCTGATCTCCAACGAGCAGCGGGTGCGGATGGATTTGACCGGTAAACCGGAGTTCGATGGCTGGCGCTGGGTCAGCTATTGGTATCCGTTGGGCCAGGTGGTGACATTCAAGCGCGAGGTGTATCGACGCGCCCTAAAAGAGCTTGCCCCGCGCCTGCTGACGCGCGACTGA
- the ptsP gene encoding phosphoenolpyruvate--protein phosphotransferase yields the protein MLNTLRKIVQEVNSAKDLKAALGIIVLRVKEAMGSQVCSVYLLDPETNRFVLMATEGLNKRSIGKVSMAPNEGLVGLVGTREEPLNLENAADHPRYRYFAETGEERYASFLGAPIIHHRRVVGVLVIQQKERRQFDEGEEAFLVTMSAQLAGVIAHAEATGSISGLGRQGKGIQEAKFVGVPGSPGAAVGTAVVMLPPADLDVVPDKTISDINAELGLFKTAIEGVRADMRALSAKLATQLRPEERALFDVYLMMLDDASLGSEVTTIIKTGQWAQGALRQVVTDHVNRFELMDDAYLRERASDVKDLGRRLLAYLQQERQQTLVYPDNTILVSEELTPAMLGEVPEGKLAGLVSVLGSGNSHVAILARAMGIPTVMGLVDLPYSKVDGIQMIVDGYHGEVYTNPSDVLRKQFADVVEEEKQLSLGLDALRDLPCVTLDGHRMPLWVNTGLLADVARAQKRGAEGVGLYRTEVPFMINQRFPSEKEQLAIYREQLAAFHPQPVTMRSLDIGGDKSLSYFPIKEDNPFLGWRGIRVTLDHPEIFLVQARAMLKASEGLNNLRILLPMISGTHELEEALHLIHRAWGEVRDEGTDVPMPPIGVMIEIPAAVYQTKELARQVDFLSVGSNDLTQYLLAVDRNNPRVADLYDYLHPAVLQALQNVVRDAHAEGKPVSICGEMAGDPAAAVLLMAMGFDSLSMNATNLPKVKWMLRQINLSKAQELLAEVMTIDNPQVIHSSLQLALKNLGLARMINPASNKTL from the coding sequence ATGCTCAATACGCTGCGCAAGATCGTCCAGGAAGTTAACTCCGCCAAGGATCTCAAGGCGGCGTTGGGGATTATTGTGTTGCGCGTCAAAGAGGCCATGGGCAGCCAGGTCTGCTCGGTCTACCTGCTGGACCCCGAGACCAACCGTTTTGTGTTGATGGCTACCGAGGGCTTGAACAAGCGCTCGATCGGCAAGGTCAGCATGGCGCCCAATGAAGGTCTGGTCGGCCTGGTCGGCACGCGCGAAGAACCCCTGAACCTCGAAAATGCCGCGGATCACCCGCGCTACCGTTACTTCGCCGAAACGGGCGAAGAGCGCTACGCGTCGTTCCTCGGCGCGCCAATCATCCACCACCGGCGCGTCGTCGGCGTGTTGGTCATCCAGCAAAAAGAACGCCGCCAGTTCGACGAAGGTGAAGAAGCCTTCCTCGTGACCATGAGCGCGCAACTGGCCGGGGTTATCGCCCACGCCGAGGCCACCGGTTCGATCAGCGGCCTGGGTCGCCAGGGCAAGGGCATCCAGGAAGCCAAGTTCGTCGGCGTACCGGGGTCACCGGGCGCGGCGGTAGGCACGGCGGTGGTCATGTTGCCACCGGCCGACCTCGATGTGGTGCCGGACAAGACCATCAGCGACATCAATGCCGAACTGGGGCTGTTCAAGACTGCCATCGAAGGCGTGCGCGCCGACATGCGCGCCCTGTCGGCCAAGCTGGCAACGCAGCTGCGCCCAGAAGAGCGGGCGCTGTTCGACGTCTACCTGATGATGCTTGACGATGCCTCCCTGGGCAGCGAAGTGACCACGATCATCAAGACCGGCCAATGGGCCCAGGGTGCCTTGCGCCAAGTGGTGACTGATCACGTCAATCGTTTCGAACTGATGGACGACGCCTACCTGCGTGAGCGCGCCTCCGACGTCAAGGACCTCGGTCGGCGCTTGCTGGCCTACCTGCAGCAGGAACGCCAGCAGACCCTGGTCTACCCGGACAACACCATCCTGGTCAGTGAAGAACTGACCCCGGCCATGCTCGGCGAAGTGCCTGAAGGCAAGCTGGCGGGATTGGTTTCGGTACTGGGCTCGGGCAACTCCCACGTGGCGATCCTGGCCCGGGCCATGGGCATCCCGACGGTGATGGGCCTGGTGGACCTGCCGTATTCCAAGGTCGACGGCATCCAGATGATCGTCGATGGCTATCACGGCGAGGTCTACACCAACCCCAGCGACGTGCTGCGCAAGCAGTTCGCCGATGTGGTGGAGGAAGAAAAGCAACTGTCCCTGGGCCTGGACGCGTTGCGAGATTTGCCTTGCGTGACGCTCGATGGCCACCGCATGCCGCTGTGGGTCAACACCGGCCTGCTGGCCGACGTGGCACGGGCGCAGAAGCGCGGTGCGGAAGGCGTCGGCCTATACCGCACCGAAGTGCCGTTCATGATCAACCAGCGCTTCCCCAGCGAAAAGGAACAGTTGGCGATCTACCGCGAACAACTGGCCGCGTTCCACCCGCAACCGGTGACCATGCGCAGCCTGGACATCGGCGGCGACAAATCCCTGTCTTACTTCCCGATCAAGGAAGACAACCCGTTCCTCGGCTGGCGCGGGATTCGCGTGACGCTCGACCACCCGGAAATCTTCCTGGTCCAGGCCCGCGCCATGCTCAAGGCCAGCGAAGGCCTGAACAACCTGCGCATCCTGTTGCCGATGATTTCCGGCACCCATGAGCTGGAAGAAGCCCTGCACCTGATCCACCGGGCCTGGGGTGAAGTGCGCGACGAAGGCACCGACGTGCCGATGCCGCCGATCGGCGTGATGATCGAGATCCCGGCAGCGGTGTACCAGACCAAAGAGCTGGCACGGCAAGTGGATTTCCTGTCGGTGGGCTCCAACGACCTGACGCAGTACCTGTTGGCCGTGGATCGCAACAACCCGCGGGTGGCCGACCTGTACGACTACCTGCATCCGGCTGTGCTGCAAGCCCTGCAGAACGTGGTGCGCGACGCCCATGCCGAAGGCAAGCCGGTGAGCATCTGTGGTGAAATGGCCGGTGACCCGGCAGCGGCGGTGCTGCTGATGGCGATGGGTTTCGACAGCCTGTCGATGAACGCCACCAACTTGCCGAAAGTGAAGTGGATGCTGCGCCAGATCAACCTCAGCAAGGCCCAGGAACTGCTGGCGGAAGTGATGACCATCGACAATCCGCAGGTGATCCACAGCTCCTTGCAACTGGCGCTGAAAAATCTCGGGTTGGCGCGGATGATCAACCCGGCTTCGAACAAAACCCTCTGA